A stretch of the Aegilops tauschii subsp. strangulata cultivar AL8/78 chromosome 4, Aet v6.0, whole genome shotgun sequence genome encodes the following:
- the LOC141021837 gene encoding uncharacterized protein, whose translation MAEVWSIPDIESVRNTGPEWLLNLIAESNEGDRLRLIMLLWRCWHVRNEITHDKPAPPVEVSHRFLQSYVTSLLGIQQYPQGDWDKGKMTIQQEGAEQPISHVGGVPRTAHKWSPPPANWTKLNVDGSFSHDDGRAGTGMVLRDQEGAIIFSACRSLWSCPDPLHVELAGCMEGIALALQWTELPFIVECDSLQAVQLINASGQDRSQYAMAVSEVKHLMSERECHVIHISREQNNVSHTLVNFGRTEDRTVVRLRSGPDNIPSLCREDLLGS comes from the coding sequence ATGGCGGAGGTGTGGAGTATACCGGACATCGAGTCAGTCCGTAACACCGGCCCGGAGTGGCTCCTGAACCTAATTGCAGAAAGCAATGAAGGGGACCGGCTGCGCCTGATTATGCTGCTGTGGAGATGTTGGCATGTGCGCAACGAGATCACTCATGACAAACCGGCGCCGCCTGTGGAGGTATCTCATCGCTTTTTGCAGAGCTACGTAACCTCACTGCTCGGGATCCAGCAGTATCCGCAGGGAGATTGGGACAAAGGGAAGATGACCATCCAACAAGAAGGTGCAGAACAGCCTATATCGCATGTGGGAGGTGTGCCACGAACAGCCCACAAATGGAGTCCCCCACCCGCCAACTGGACGAAGCTGAATGTCGACGGCTCCTTTTCCCATGATGACGGGAGGGCCGGGACGGGAATGGTGCTCCGTGACCAGGAAGGGGCCATTATTTTCTCCGCGTGTCGCTCCCTATGGTCTTGCCCGGACCCTCTACATGTCGAGCTAGCTGGGTGCATGGAGGGCATAGCTTTGGCCCTCCAATGGACGGAGCTGCCGTTTATCGTCGAGTGCGATAGTCTGCAGGCAGTGCAACTGATCAATGCCTCAGGACAAGACCGGTCGCAGTACGCCATGGCGGTCTCGGAAGTGAAGCATCTTATGAGTGAAAGGGAGTGTCATGTTATTCATATTTCTCGAGAGCAGAATAATGTAAGCCATACGTTGGTGAACTTTGGAAGGACGGAAGACCGTACTGTGGTCAGGCTCCGCTCCGGCCCGGACAATATCCCTAGCTTGTGTAGGGAGGACCTTCTTGGCTCTTGA
- the LOC109750355 gene encoding uncharacterized protein: MLWLQRSRIDWLKEGDRNTKMFHRKAVWRARKNKIQGLAEEAGVMLTDQATMLQMAKCYFHNLFTADPMLEPHDVLQLIQPKVSAEMNNNLCKEFTDEEISNAMFQIGPLKAPGPDGFPTRFFQRHWAVMKDDIINAEKDPEQSFCAYKLDLSKAYDRADWVFLERVMQQMGFSHRWVDWIMRCVTSEIAANRLTPLRVCAQAPGISHLLFADDTLLFFRANGQEAAQVKEALSTYARATGQLINPAKCSIMFSPKCSQANKQEVMHNLDVVNMSFEEKYLGFPTPSGRFSKGKLHNLQQQLTKRIIEWGELMSQAGHEVLIKAVAQALPTFLMSLFTFPGSTCDDLGRMIRSYWWGAYRGKRKTH; encoded by the exons ATGTTGTGGCTCCAGAGATCTCGGATTGATTGGCTAAAGGAAGGGGATCGTAACACCAAGATGTTCCACAGGAAGGCAGTTTGGCGAGCGAGGAAGAATAAAATCCAAGGGCTGGCGGAGGAGGCGGGTGTTATGCTCACTGATCAGGCCACCATGCTACAGATGGCAAAATGTTATTTTCATAATTTATTCACAGCTGACCCAATGTTGGAGCCACATGATGTGTTACAGCTTATACAGCCCAAGGTGTCCGCGGAGATGAACAATAATCTATGCAAGGAATTTACCGATGAGGAGATTTCTAATGCAATGTTCCAGATAGGGCCCCTAAAGGCGCCGGGGCCGGATGGGTTCCCCACGAGATTCTTCCAGCGGCATTGGGCGGTGATGAAGGATGACATAATTAATGCG GAGAAGGACCCGGAGCAGAGCTTTTGTGCCTATAAACTGGACCTGTCCAAGGCTTACGATCGGGCAGATTGGGTTTTCTTGGAGCGAGTGATGCAACAGATGGGTTTCTCTCACCGATGGGTGGATTGGATAATGAGGTGTGTCACCTCG GAGATTGCAGCCAACCGCCTCACTCCACTCCGGGTGTGCGCCCAAGCTCCAGGCATCTCACACCTCCTGTTCGCGGATGACACCTTATTGTTCTTTCGTGCTAATGGACAGGAGGCTGCCCAAGTCAAAGAAGCTCTCAGTACATATGCTAGAGCTACGGGCCAGCTCATAAATCCTGCCAAGTGCTCTATAATGTTCAGCCCCAAATGTTCACAAGCTAACAAACAGGAGGTCATGCACAACTTGGACGTGGTGAATATGAGCTTTGAGGAAAAATATCTTGGCTTTCCAACGCCAAGTGGCCGCTTTTCAAAAGGGAAACTACACAATCTTCAGCAGCAACTGACGAAGAGAATTATAGAGTGGGGGGAATTGATGTCCCAAGCAGGACATGAGGTTCTTATCAAGGCGGTGGCGCAGGCCCTACCCACCTTCCTAATGAGTTTGTTTACATTTCCTGGAAGCACCTGCGATGATTTGGGGCGGATGATTCGTAGCTACTGGTGGGGCGCGTACAGAGGCAAGAGGAAAACCCACTAG